A segment of the Nostoc sp. TCL26-01 genome:
TTTATTTAACTAAAGCTATAGCCGAATTTTTAGTTGGTCATGTTTTACCAACTAGGTACTCAAATAGCACCTTTATTTAAGTTGTTAAATGATGGCTGATTATGTTAAGTTTCTGGAGAAATTTGGCGCTAATCGCATTTCTCCTATTTCAGGAGTAGGGAACTTTTAAAAGATGCTCTTAAGCGTTTGCTTGTTGTTTTTTACAGTACAACATCTCATAGGCTTTACAGATACTTGTCTATATAAAACCAGTAAAATTTACCTAAACTTTAATTATTCCAGTAAATAAAATTATAATACACAAAAATGCTTTATTTAAAATAATTTTTGATAAATTTAAAAGTTAAAAAATATTAAAAATGTTGTTACAATACTAAATATTCTGGCTATGTTCCCGAAATTTAATGGGTGCTGTCATCAAATCTCTGGCGACAGAACAAGAACGCTATTTTACAGCCAACGAAGTTATAGTATTATTTAATGGCATTTGCCAGTATCACTGTATTTCATTCAGCAACGCCAGATATTTTATAAGCAGAAGGATCAACTGGTAACATGATCTCTGCAATCCGTTGCCAGATTTTTTTCGGTCTTTTTACACCCATATCATTAATCAGTTGTTCAATGTGATGTAGGTGAAATGGTGCAATACAAGTACCGTTATCTTGATTATAGTACGATTGCATTTGCCTCCATTGCGATTCTGCAATTATTTCCTGGTGCATTTCCCCAGGAGAAGGTAAGACTAGATTACCTTGAAAATATTCAACTAGCCATTTAGCAGCAATTTCTGATGTTAACTGGCAATAAAAACTGGAGTTATAACCAACAAAACCCAATTGGGGAATATCAGGATGAATCAGATGGCGATACAGGTGAAAATTACCTTGATAGTTGATGATTAATTGATAATACTTTTCTGCTAAAAATGAGATATTTTGCCGAAACCCTGTAGCGAAAATTACGACATCTGCTAATAACTGTTGACCATTTTCTAAATTTGCACCGTTGGGAATAAACTGAGCGATCGCTGTTTTTACAGTCCGAATTTTTTGCGATCGCACATACTTGTAAAAGTCTGTAGGTGCAATACTCACGCCACTACAATCAAGAGATTGATGCAAAGGTCTATCAGGTAACATCCCACAAGCATCTAGCTTAAATTGTAAACGCAAAATCCTTTCACATAGCCACCAAAATAACCGGACTATCGGTTTACCGATAGTGTGTAAAAATAACTCTACACCTTGCAAATGTCGATAAGGTATCCAAATCTCAGCAAAGCGAGTTAAGAGAATATATTTAACATTAATCAAACCAAGAAAAAACTTAGGAACTTTCCAAGATATTCTGCGAAAGATGAGGGTACATTCAGCCGCTATATTTACAGCCATAGTGGCAATATCAGTAGCTGATTTACCAAAACCTACTATCAGCAATCGTTTGCCTTGAATATCCGAAATATCATTAAACTCAGTTGAATGCAATACTTTACCACCAGCCGCGATGAATGCTTCTTGACCAGGTAATAATGGCTGATGGGGAATATTAAAAATACCATTACAAATCAGTACAAAATCAAACTCATGTATTTCTTGTTTTGTTTGATTAGTATCATCATCCTGACAATTAATGCTAACTACCCATCCTTGATCTGCACCAATTTTCCTGTCAATTTTGATTACTTCCGTTTGCCAACGAATTTTTGGTGTGACACCAAAATGCTGTGCGTAAGACTCTAAATAAGCTTGCATTTGTGCTGCACTAGGCCACTCTGGATAAGTAGATGGCATAGGATAATCAGAGAAAGCATAGGTATCACGGGGGTTTTGGGTAGTGAGTCCGGGGTAAGTACGAGATTTTTCCCAAACACCACCTAAAGCTGTTTGTTTTTCAAATACACTGACGTTGTATCCTGCTTCTAGAAAAGTCTTAGCAGCAACCAAACCACTAATACCCGCACCAACAATACATACCTGCTTCTCTATTACCATTTACATAACCCTTTGTAGACTTCCCCTGCATACATCACAGATTTTTCATACTTTTTTGTCAATCGTCCAAGAATTTTCCTTGATGATTGTAGGGACGTACGGACGTACACCCCTACTAGAGGCTCAATGATAGGTCTTACACCTGATTCTTCAGCAGCCGGAAGCTACTATCTCATCAGATAATCTGAGGCAGTGAAATTAACTACGCCCACTGTAGTGTAGCTGACCTTCTACTGGCATAGAAATTGTCAGAGGTGGTTTGTCTGGATTTAATGATGGTTTGACCCAACCTTCTAAAGTCATCACCTCTAGACAAAACATCGTGTGCTGGATAGCGATACGTAGATGTTCAGGTGGAACGCGGGTTTTAAACAAAGCAATCAGATATTGATAGATTTGCTCTATATCTGAGGTACGACTGAGAACATCGATGAGTAGACCGTAAAGACCTGTAATCGGTAAGCGATCGCCGTTTTGTTTGAGGTAACATTTAACTTGGTCAATCTTCCCATGAGTGTAAACAGCGACAAAATCTTCTGTGGTGTCTGCCAAGTCAAGTTGGAAAACATTATACCCACTGATTTCCCAAGGTAACTCTTCTTTGGCAAAACGCTGTACCATCTGTTTCATGGCTCCCAGGTCAAACCCACCAATCACCGCTTGACCAACGATATCATTGGTGAAACCACCTTGAGCTAACCAACGAAAAGCCTCTGGGGGACTGAGATTGAGTCCAGCTTCTTTAGCAATGGTTTGGCAATGGGCGTATAAATCTGTAAATTGCCCATTAGCCGCGTACCAATAATCAGCAAAGCGGATATGTTGTTGCACACGACGACGCTGATTTTGGTCGTATTGATTTTTCAACCAATTAACATCATGTTCGCCCTTGTGTAAATCTAGTAATGTGTAGGCTAGTTCTTTAGCACCAACATGAGTTAATGTCAATCCAGCAGATAAAATCGGATCGGCAAAACCGGCGGCTTCTCCTACTAAAAACCAGTTTTCCCCAACGGTTCTCTCGGCTAAGAATGACCAATCTTTCGTAATCTCGATTTTGTCTCTACTAGTAGCATTAGCCAGTAATTTGGAAATCAATGGCTCTTGCTTGAGCGCGTCTTGATAAATCTCTGCGGCTGACTTTTTCGCTTCCTTGTAATAGCTGGCGGGACAGACAAAGCCAACGCTAGTACGGGTTGGACCTAATGGAATAAACCAAATCCACCCATAGCCCAAGCTCATGATTTGGATGCGTGTACCACCGACACCAATTTCTACAGCCCAATCTGCATTATTCCAATAGTCCCAGATGGCAATATTCTGTAGTTGTGTAGGACATTCTGTTTGTACACCCAAAGCCTTGCGTAATATACCTACATGACCAGAAGCGTCAGCATAGTAAGTCGCGGTGATTTGTTCCCCAGAACTCAGATGTAAAGCTGTAATGCGATCGCCTACTGTATCGACTTTCACAACGGCTGTCTGCTCTCGCACCTCACATCCTAGCTCTTCTGCATGACGTAGCAAAATATCATCGTAGATGGAGCGATCTACTTGAAAAGCTGTTTGTCGGCGTTGTCCTTCATACTTAGCCGGACGAGCCTCTTCTTTAAACTCTTCTAATCTGAGAAAGTGAAATTCCCAAGGTTCTGGATCTTTTCCCCACCGATAGTTTCCCCCAACTTTAATCGGGAAATTAGCAGCTTCTACCTTATCCCAACACCCCATTTCATTCAGGATGTCACTAATCTGCGGTAACTGACTTTCACCTACGTGATCTCGCGGAAATTTTTCTTTTTCTAAAATCAATACACGCAGTTGAGGATTATACTTTTTTAGTAGAGTGCCAGTTGTGCTACCGCCAGGGCCGCCACCAACAATTACAACATCATAGTGATTCATAAAGAAGTGGGAAATTAACTTAATGGGATTGTGAATGACAAGTTTCAAGAACTAGTAAAAATCTGGCAATTTCGACAGAATTCATAATTGCCAGAAAATCTCATAGCTGGCTCGACAAAGCATACTGAAAAAAACACCTATCCACAGTAAATTATTCAGTATGCTATGTTTTACCTAGTTTTTAAGCGTTAGCAGTTAATGCTGCTTCTGCATTAGCTATTGCAGGATGGGAGATATCCAAATTTTCTGTCCAAGTATGAGAAATTTCTAAGTTCTCAGTCCAAGTGTGGGAAATTTCTAGATTTTCTGTCCAAGTATGAGAAATTTCTAAGTTCTCAGTCCAAGTGTGTAAAAGTTGAATTCCTGGTTGGTTTGCTTGAGACATGATTCTACTCCTGATAGATTAGTGAAATGGGATAGGTGCTAAACATAAAATTTCTCAATATATTTAGATAGGAAAAACTCTAGTGACTACATCACAGTCACCTTAGTTAATCCTGATATTTTGGTATCACTGCTTGTAAAAATCTCCAATTACATAAGGTAATCTCTAGCCTCTAAAACTAGCTGTTGATCTGAATAAGACATACCCAACAAAAGCAATCAAAGTTAAGCCGATGTTCATGCAACTAGCTGCTGACGGTCACAATAACCAATTGCATAGACAAAAAGCGAATTAACTAATTCTGTAATTAAGTCGAAGACTTTATCAGCTAATACCAAAGCTGCTTGATTTTCTATTTCTGTTAACTGGATATTTGCTAAAACTTCTTCTATATCGCTAGATCCTGTTGTATGACCTGTTTCTACAGCTAAATGAAAGTCGCCAAAATACAAATATTTATTACCAGTGACAGATTGTAGTTGATGAGCCACTTGTGCCGCATTAGCAAAGACAATATTTCCCGTTGATTCTAAGACTTCAATGATGACTAGCTTCTGAATGGGAGTTGCTTCCAAAGCATAACGAAATAATTGATATACCACCCAGCGTGGAGTCATAGTTTCTTCACTCCACAGAAATTTTATACTGTCTGTAAATGTTAAGGAATTATCAAAACCAAGTTTTTCTAAGTCTGATAGAAACCATAACCAGTGGTGATCATCTTCCTCTGTATGATTATTAATCAGCAGTTGTAATGGATCGCTACTATCTTCATCACGAAATCCGCGTTTATTTAGCTCTCCAAAACTCATAATAAAAGGAACAGCACAAGGGCCCCAAGCCAATCTCTTGTCAGGCTCTATGCTTTGATCTTGCATAAATTTTATCAGAGGTAATTGGGCAAATTCTCTCTTCCTAGTCTCAATGAACTCAAGGACTTCTTTCATTATTTATGCCCTAACTTTCATCAATGTTGATTTGGAGAAAAACTCATTTCTGCACAACACCAGTCAAATCTATTAGCCTTTTACTCTGGCAAATAATTTTGATTTAATGTTTCTAAGTGTTAAGTTTTTGTTTTAAAACTTTAATTACTTAATTAATTTTTAATCTTTTTGTTTAATAAAGTGTAACCGAAATAATACTTAATTAAAATAGTTAAATAAAGCACAATAATACTTGTGATTAATAATACATTGACTTAAATCATAAAATTTATAATTTTTAAATGACATTTAATGCAATGGTGTATATATTTATGCCTTCTTTACGAACAAAAATCCGTCTTTGCGAAATTATTTCGATGTTAATCTAAATACAGAAGAGTGATTTTAGCAACTTGTGCAATGAAAGATATACTTAAATGTCATCAAAACGCAACATTTTATTTGTTCCCAAAGTATCTCAGAAGGTATTTATCTATCAAAAAATTAAATAAAAAGATTTACTGACAGAGCTTTTATATCAAAGGTAAGATGTAAAATTCTCATAAAATGGTATGTAGCTAATACTACATTGATTAAATCCTAACAAAGATATACCTAAATATCACTCTAAATATAGATAACAAAAAGTGACTTTGTATGTTTCTTATAAAAAATTTACCCATCAAAAAGTCTTCATCTCAAAATTTCCATCTATATCAATGCGTGAAGCGGAAATTCATACATGAGATGGAAAAATTTTGAGTAGTGCTTGATTTTATGTAAAATTTCTTAAATTATGTTCATAGTTGAGATATAACACTTATATATGCAGAGCTAATTGTCGCAGAGTAGCGCAACTACAGGTTATTGAATTAGTGACTGACTCAATAACTCACGATGAATTAATGCTCGATCAACTAAAGACTGGATTTGTTCAGATGAAAGTGGATCACCATTAGCATAATGTTCTATCCAAGTCTTACCAATCAAATTGGCATCATCTGGTAAATTTGCTAAATCCCACCCTGGCATCCCTAATTCTTCCATTAAACGATTAATTTTAGGATCGTAACTCAAGGCAAAACAACGACAGCCTTCAGCTGCTGCCATAATTAAACTGTGTAGCCGCATTCCAATAGCCATTTCTACACCGCGAAACACTCCTTTGAGTATCTGTGGATCTTCCAGACACAAGATTTTACTGACATCTGGGAGATGTGGGTGTATGGCTTGAGCGATCGCTAAATCTTCACTTTTTTGAAACGGTAATAGTAAAATAAAAGCCTGGGTAGCTGTTTGAAAATCTACCAATGCACGAGTTAAATTCGCTAAACGAGTTTCTGTCAACTGAGGATGCGATCGCAAAGTAACGGCAACTCTAGGTGCAGGTAAATCCCAAAGTCCCGGCACTGGCTGAGATTGTAAAGCCCAAACCGGATCTGGTGCAAGGATATGCGGAATGTGCCACTCAGATAATAAAGCAGCACTAACGCGATCGCGTACACTAATTGCCTGACAACCAGCAAAATTTTGTCTAGCTAACCAGCGAGTTGGTGGACGTAACAAAGGGCCGATACCTTGCGCCCAAGCTATAGTTTTTAAGCCCATTGTTTGTGCCAAGGCCATTAACCCACCATAATAAAATGGGCTAAGAGTGCTAGTGACATCCTGGATTAAACTTCCACCACCCCAAATCAAAGCGTCACAAGAACGCAAAGCTTGCACCACAGGCAAAATAGCCATACGATTGTGAGCTTCTACATGATAGCGATCGCTAGTTTCTTCTGGATTACCAGAAAGCACCACAGGTGTAACATGAGATGGTAACATTTGCAGAAGCGTTGCCAACAAAGCTTCGTCACCACCATTACCTTTACCGTAATACCCAGATAATAAAGCCCGCATCGTTCCCATTTAAAATTATGAATGTTGGATTTTAGATTATCAACTTTTTTAGGGAGTGGGGGAAACAATTCAAAATTCAAAATTCAAAATGAAGAAATAATGACCAATGACCAATGACTATTGACTATTGACTATTGACTAAAACTTATGCACGCTTTATCAATTCCGACTTGGATTATTCATATTTCTAGCGTTATCGAGTGGATTGCCGCGATTTGGTTAATTTGGACTTATGGGGAACTTACTGGGAACCGTAGTTGGTGGGGATTGTCTTTGGCGATGTTACCTGCTTTAGTAAGTGCTATGTGTGCTTGTACTTGGCATTATTTCGATAATGCTGAATTTTTGGAATGGTTGGTAACATTGCAAGCTACTATGACTTTAGTCGGGAATTTTACCCTTTGGGTGGCGGCGGTGTTGATTTGGCGTTCTAGCAAGTTTGCCGAAGCAGAGCAGATTATTGAATCAAAAGCTATTGAATCAAAGAGATGATATCAAAAGAAACCCTGTTTGCCTTATCGTTATTTCCCTATTTGGGTTTCTTGTGGTTTATCAGCCGCAGTCCACAAATGCCTCGTTTAGCCCTATATGGATTTTACGGTACGCTGGTTTTCGTTGGTGTAACCATCCCCGCCGGGATTTATGCTCAAGTGCATTATGGCGAATCTTTAGCGAATGTAGACTGGTTACACGGTAGTGCGGAAGTATTTTTAACTCTTTCTAATATCTTGATTGTCTTGGGTTTTGGACAAGCTATTAGACAATTGCGGTCAAAGAATTAGTACAAGAAGGTGATAGGGGACAGGTGATAGGGGATAGAAATGATACTTATTCTGTAAACTTTTTGGCTATTTCAGATTATTAATGATTAGTAAACTTAATTACGAATTACGTAGCTTGCTTCTCGCCCTTGGCGAGTATTACGAATTACGAATTATAAACATGGGGGTGAAGTAAATGGAAGTAATTCCAGCAATTGATTTACTTGCAGGACAGTGTGTGCGATTGTATCAAGGAGATTATGAGCGATCGCAGGTTTTTAGTGAAAATCCTGTGGATGTTGCCCAGCAGTGGGTAGATCAAGGTGCAACAAGATTACATATAGTTGATTTGGATGGTGCAAAGGCTGGTAAGGTAGTAAACTTAGCAGCAATTGAGGCGATCGCTCAAGCAGTTTCTATACCAATTGAGATTGGTGGGGGATTGCGCGATCGTTCTAGTGTGGAACAAGTGTTTAATTTGGGTGTACGCTGGGCAATTCTGGGTACTGTCGCCGTCGAACAACCCCATTTAGTCCAAGAACTCTGTCAACAATATCCTGGACAAATTATTATTGGCATTGATGCTCGTAATGGTTTAGTAGCTACTCGTGGTTGGTTAGAAACCTCGGAAGTTTTAGCTACACAACTAGCAGTACAAATGCAAGAACTAGGTGCATCTGCAATTATTTACACTGATATCCATCGTGATGGAACTATGGCGGGGCCGAATTTGGTAGCATTGCGGGAACTGGCAGCTGCTATATCTATCCCTGTCATTGCGTCTGGTGGAGTCAGTTCTGTCACTGATTTATTGAGTTTGTTAGCGTTAGAACCACAAGGGGTGACTGGTGTAATTGTGGGACGGGCATTGTACACTGGCGATATTATTTTAAGGGAAGCATTGCAGGCGATCGGCCCAACCCGCATTCAAGATATCCCACCCAATTTAGGCTCCTCATATCTTGCTTAACCTTAGCTTACTTAGGGACTTATTTGTTTTTTAGTGTTCCCTAAGTTGACTTTAATTCCATATCTGGTTAACAGCCTGTTTTGCTAGATTGGTTTTTGTGATTTCTGGAATCTCCCATAACACTTTTGTAGGTATGTATAGAAATTATCCAAAGCGATTTTTTCTATAATTTGTCCATAATTTTGTTAAACTTAGGCGCAATCAAGTTAATCAGTACCAAAATAATTTATTTCTAGACAAACTATTCTGTAAAAATAATGGGTTTCCTTTGTTATAGAGACGTAAATATGATCACGTCTCTATTTTTATTTTGATAGTTAGATAGCAATACGGTTCAGTTAAGGCTAAAAACTACAACTAGTGTAGTAGCGTGGCAAGCCTAAAATGTTGCAATAAATTGGGAAAAAATTGAACGCAGATGTAGCTTGCTTCCCAGAGGGTACGCGGATAAACGCAGATGAATAAGATGTTAGATTTTTAACTAATGCCTCATTTTAACCCAATACGGTTCAGTTAAGGTTGTCAGCTTATTGATCTCCCAAAAACCAAGACTTGGGGGATTCTCCCCCAAACCCCCGATTGGGGGACGGTTGCGTCCCCCAAACCCCCTCCAAAAAATAGATATGTTTTATGTGTAGTAATTCATTTATTTTCTTAACTGAACCGTATTGCATTTTAACCTAGACACGCCAGTAGGTTGGGTTGAAGAATGAAACCCAACGGTATCAGGACTTTGTTGGGTTTCGCTGTCGCTCCACCCAACCTACTTTTCTGCTTAACTGAACCGTATTGAGTTAGATAGACCATATGACAACAAACAAGCACTTGCGTAGCTTTCATTGGCAAAGAGAGTAAACTTTTTGACTAATTTCTGGAAATGGTACTATACTGAGTGTAGCTAAATTTAATACTCAATATCAGTTTGCATCTTATGGCTAGCCAACAACCCAACTCTAAGCAACCTGCTAAAAATATCAACGCAGTCAATAAGAATAGGAAAAAACCACTAAATAATGGTAAACCAGGTAAAACAGACCAATAATCTATCAATCTCTGAGCAGATTCATATTTAATTGAGCATTTCTTGACAACGAGTCCCATTTTGCACGCATCTCAGCTAAAATCGAGGTTTTTGGACTGTTGACCAAATCAGTTACCAGTTAACAGTTATCAGTTACCAGTTAATAAACAAAAATCTTGGTACAAGTTCCCTTTCCGTTACCAGTTAATAAACGTTCACTGTTCACTGTTTACTATGCCACCCTTAGAAGGGTTTTTTGGTTTAGTGCGTAAGTCCTAATATTAATTGACTCTTAAAATTTGACACGCATTTGTCCTGTTAAGGAGTTGCCAGTGTAAGCACTTTCTCCTGTATCTTGATTACGGACATTACTAAAACTATAACCCAAGTCTGCTTCAAGATTAGGTGATAGCTTTACCGTACAGCGCGTTTGATAGGTATTGGCGTTGTCAAATTCTCCTTTGAGTCTCTGCCTTCCTAAATTAGCAGCGAGACGACAGCTTAAGAAATTAGTGATATTACCCTGCCAAGCCAACTCAGCGTTATATACGAGGAAATCTAATGGGGAAAAATAGCCACTTGTACGCTCTAAATCGCGTTCATAACTCCAAGTAAATAAGTTAGCTGCTAGAGAAAATTGTCCTAACTTGCGCTCTAACCGACTAAAAGTCTGCACTTCGGAATTACCATCGTTGTAGTTACCCAAACGCAATGATAAAAACAAGCTGGTATGACGATCAATTTGCCAGTATAAATCAGGGCCAAATCGCCAAGCAGTAATTTGGTTATCTAAAGTTCGAGCATTGGATTTATAAGGTCCTTGTTCTAAATTAGCTGATAGTACTACTATTGATAGCAATTTACCCGATGGTGAAAGTTGCGGTGACGAAATGGGAGTATCAACTTTAGCATTGAAATTAATTGCTTTCGGTAAACGGTTGAAAACATCGACTCCAGCTGCTGTTTGCAGCGTCACTTGCCCAATTTTTCCCTGCCATCCAACTTGCAAGGGATAATTAATAATTGATTCCACTCCACGTTGTTCAAAGAAATTAAAACCTGTTTTGATAAAGATTTTATTGCCATTCCTCAATCGAAACTGCACTGTTGGTTCGATGAATAAATTAGTTTGACCAAAGTTGTCTGTGTCATAACGATAGTCTGTATAAATACTTTCCAAAACTGCATCTGGTGTTTCTGGTTTGGGAGAAGTTGTTGGTGGGCTAGAATTCTCTGGTAGTTTGGGTAAGACTGGCGGTAATCGCAAATCGGGATTGAAGTTTTCGGGAGCCGCCATCAAAATAGGTATTGGCTCTAATCTATAGAGAGATGGTTTCGATAATTCTAAGTTCTCAGTTCTGAGGAGCGCATGAGTTTTCAAGACAGATTTGAGGGATGATTCCTCGACTTGAAGATACTGGCGTGGGAATTCCCCCGTTATATCTGAAAATTGCTCTGCTGGGAGAGAATTTATTTTGGTGGCTGGCTCAGTCAATGCTGAAGCTGATTTCTCATTGTGATGTGGTTCGGCAGCTTGTGACTTTGCTGGTGATAATGTACAAATACCTATGCTACCGATTACTCCCAACTGGATTTGTAGGCATTTCAAAATGAGGGCAGTGGACAAACTATATCGAAAAACTCTCAAACTATCTGCCATTGGTCGATACTGTATTTGTATATCAATGCAAAACTAGCTGATGTATTCGGCTTGGGATTATAATGCCCAAAAGTTCCCTCTTTTATCATTTTTTTTGAGAGCATAATATTTACTTAAGTAATCAACCCTCAACAGTAATTCTTACTAATAAATAAACAGTAGCGATTATCTACTGTTAGCTGATAACTTAACTTGTCGGCAATGGCGGACATGATTTTTAACCCACGTCCACGTTCTTGCTGATTTTCTTCAAATCCAGATGTTTGTTGCAATTTTTGCTCTAAGTCAAAAAATGCACCTTGAGACCAAATACGAATTTCTATAGATTGATCTAACCGCACAGCCTCTATGGCAATAGGAGTTTCTATAGGTAAATTTTTATGGGCGTGTTCCACAATGTTAGTAAAGCCTTCTATGAGCAGGGTTTGACATTGCCACCAAATTTGTTGATCGGAGAGGGGTGGTTGATTAATCTGCTCAAACCAAGACAAAACTTGAGGTGAAGCTGTCAGGTCTGTGTTAACTTTAATGTGGATTGTTTTACTAATTTTCATAGAAAAATCATCATTGTATAGGAATACGATTTGATTACTGTTAGCGTAGCTTGGTGCAGCCTAATCATTTGCGTAGGTAGACAATAGGTAAGAAGTTTATCGACTTATACTAAGTTTTTTAAATAATCAAATACTAGTCTTATATGCGCTAATTATCTTATTTAATTTGAGTATTTCTACTATACATTTAAATCTCAATTGCCTGTAGTTTTAATTAAAAGGAATTTCTTATCATTTTACTTAGTAAAAAGTAATTTATGTTAAAAATTTTAGTTATTGATGATGACCCAATAGTGCGAGCAGTCATGCAAAGAACGCTGCAAAAACAAGGTTATGATATTACTGTAGTCAGTAATGGTGAGGAAGGAATTGCACAAGCACAACTGCTACATCCGGCTCTGATTATTTGTGACTGGATGATGTCCCAGCTAGATGGATTGGAAGTGTGTCGTCGAATTAAAGCAAATCCAGAATTAGCAACTACTTTTTTTATTTTATTGACGGCTAAAGGAGCAGCTACGGGAGAGGAGGAAGATAGAGTTAGAGGGCTTGATGCTGGAGCCGATGAGTTTATCTCTAAACCAATAGAAATGAATGAATTAAAAGCACGAGTAAGAGCAGGGCTAAGATTACATCAACTGCATCAAGATTTACAAATTCAAAAGCAGGCATTGGAGATACTTAATAGAGATTTACAAACTCAAAAGCAAATTTTGGAAACCGAATTAGCGGAAGCAGCTGATTATGTGCGATCGCTTTTACCTTCACCGCTTATAGGATGTGTAAATACAGAAAATATTTTTATTCCCTCTGCACAGCTAGGAGGTGATTGCTTTGACCATTATTGGCTCGATGATGATCATTTGGTAATTTATTTGTTGGATGTATCAGGACATGGAGTAGGTTCAGCCCTCCTATCGGTATCTGTGCTAAATGTTTTGCGATCGCAATCTCTACCAAACACTAACTTTTGTCAACCTGGGGAAGTTCTCAAAGCACTCAATAACGCTTTTCAAATGAGAAAGCACGGTGATAAATATTTCACAATTTGGTATGGAGTTTATGACCGCCTCAAACGTCAACTGATTTATGCTAATGCTGGACATCCACCGGCTCTACTTTTAGCTAGTAATTCTCCAACAAACATCCAAGTTCAACAGCTAATTTCTTTAGATTTACCCATTGGTTTTTTACCTGATGTGCAATTTAGTGAAGCTATTTTTGATGTCGAACCCAACAGCAATTTGTACATCTTCAGTGATGGTACTTATGAAATTAATCA
Coding sequences within it:
- a CDS encoding NAD(P)/FAD-dependent oxidoreductase, producing MVIEKQVCIVGAGISGLVAAKTFLEAGYNVSVFEKQTALGGVWEKSRTYPGLTTQNPRDTYAFSDYPMPSTYPEWPSAAQMQAYLESYAQHFGVTPKIRWQTEVIKIDRKIGADQGWVVSINCQDDDTNQTKQEIHEFDFVLICNGIFNIPHQPLLPGQEAFIAAGGKVLHSTEFNDISDIQGKRLLIVGFGKSATDIATMAVNIAAECTLIFRRISWKVPKFFLGLINVKYILLTRFAEIWIPYRHLQGVELFLHTIGKPIVRLFWWLCERILRLQFKLDACGMLPDRPLHQSLDCSGVSIAPTDFYKYVRSQKIRTVKTAIAQFIPNGANLENGQQLLADVVIFATGFRQNISFLAEKYYQLIINYQGNFHLYRHLIHPDIPQLGFVGYNSSFYCQLTSEIAAKWLVEYFQGNLVLPSPGEMHQEIIAESQWRQMQSYYNQDNGTCIAPFHLHHIEQLINDMGVKRPKKIWQRIAEIMLPVDPSAYKISGVAE
- a CDS encoding NAD(P)/FAD-dependent oxidoreductase, whose product is MNHYDVVIVGGGPGGSTTGTLLKKYNPQLRVLILEKEKFPRDHVGESQLPQISDILNEMGCWDKVEAANFPIKVGGNYRWGKDPEPWEFHFLRLEEFKEEARPAKYEGQRRQTAFQVDRSIYDDILLRHAEELGCEVREQTAVVKVDTVGDRITALHLSSGEQITATYYADASGHVGILRKALGVQTECPTQLQNIAIWDYWNNADWAVEIGVGGTRIQIMSLGYGWIWFIPLGPTRTSVGFVCPASYYKEAKKSAAEIYQDALKQEPLISKLLANATSRDKIEITKDWSFLAERTVGENWFLVGEAAGFADPILSAGLTLTHVGAKELAYTLLDLHKGEHDVNWLKNQYDQNQRRRVQQHIRFADYWYAANGQFTDLYAHCQTIAKEAGLNLSPPEAFRWLAQGGFTNDIVGQAVIGGFDLGAMKQMVQRFAKEELPWEISGYNVFQLDLADTTEDFVAVYTHGKIDQVKCYLKQNGDRLPITGLYGLLIDVLSRTSDIEQIYQYLIALFKTRVPPEHLRIAIQHTMFCLEVMTLEGWVKPSLNPDKPPLTISMPVEGQLHYSGRS
- the csaB gene encoding polysaccharide pyruvyl transferase CsaB, whose protein sequence is MGTMRALLSGYYGKGNGGDEALLATLLQMLPSHVTPVVLSGNPEETSDRYHVEAHNRMAILPVVQALRSCDALIWGGGSLIQDVTSTLSPFYYGGLMALAQTMGLKTIAWAQGIGPLLRPPTRWLARQNFAGCQAISVRDRVSAALLSEWHIPHILAPDPVWALQSQPVPGLWDLPAPRVAVTLRSHPQLTETRLANLTRALVDFQTATQAFILLLPFQKSEDLAIAQAIHPHLPDVSKILCLEDPQILKGVFRGVEMAIGMRLHSLIMAAAEGCRCFALSYDPKINRLMEELGMPGWDLANLPDDANLIGKTWIEHYANGDPLSSEQIQSLVDRALIHRELLSQSLIQ
- a CDS encoding DUF2499 domain-containing protein, translated to MHALSIPTWIIHISSVIEWIAAIWLIWTYGELTGNRSWWGLSLAMLPALVSAMCACTWHYFDNAEFLEWLVTLQATMTLVGNFTLWVAAVLIWRSSKFAEAEQIIESKAIESKR
- a CDS encoding DUF3593 domain-containing protein; translated protein: MISKETLFALSLFPYLGFLWFISRSPQMPRLALYGFYGTLVFVGVTIPAGIYAQVHYGESLANVDWLHGSAEVFLTLSNILIVLGFGQAIRQLRSKN
- the hisA gene encoding 1-(5-phosphoribosyl)-5-[(5-phosphoribosylamino)methylideneamino]imidazole-4-carboxamide isomerase, translated to MEVIPAIDLLAGQCVRLYQGDYERSQVFSENPVDVAQQWVDQGATRLHIVDLDGAKAGKVVNLAAIEAIAQAVSIPIEIGGGLRDRSSVEQVFNLGVRWAILGTVAVEQPHLVQELCQQYPGQIIIGIDARNGLVATRGWLETSEVLATQLAVQMQELGASAIIYTDIHRDGTMAGPNLVALRELAAAISIPVIASGGVSSVTDLLSLLALEPQGVTGVIVGRALYTGDIILREALQAIGPTRIQDIPPNLGSSYLA
- a CDS encoding ATP-binding protein is translated as MKISKTIHIKVNTDLTASPQVLSWFEQINQPPLSDQQIWWQCQTLLIEGFTNIVEHAHKNLPIETPIAIEAVRLDQSIEIRIWSQGAFFDLEQKLQQTSGFEENQQERGRGLKIMSAIADKLSYQLTVDNRYCLFISKNYC